A segment of the Brevibacterium zhoupengii genome:
AGTCGCTCGGCTGTGGAGCGGCAACGCAGACAGCCCATGATCCAGGGCAGGTCTGCGACATCTTCGAGATGAGTGAACAGCCCGGCACGGTTCCACCGCTCGGGCACTATCAAATCAAGATGATCGGTCCCGAGTTCTACGGAGTCATGCCCCGGTAGCATTGGTGCGTCCTCGTCTTCGTGATGAAACACGAAAGCCAGGTCGATCTCGCCATCTTCGAGCAGTGTCAGCGCCTCGGGCGGTTCTGCTTCTTCAACCTCGTAGGAGTGGTGGTGGACGTCGCCACTGCCAGTGCCGGTCGCCGATTCGAGATTGCCCAATGCGGCGGCAAGGGGGCCGACGACGAAGCTGGGGAATCCGGCCAGCCGTACGTTGCGTCCGCCGAGGCCAAATGCCTTGGCCAGGTCCCCACGCAGACCCGTCACCGAGGCAGCTATCTCATTCGCACGGATGCGGGCCAGCTGTCCCGCTGTGGTGAGGACGATGCCCCGCGGAGTGCGATCGAAGAGAGTTACCCCAAGGTCCTTCTCGAGGGCGTTCATGTGTTGGGAGAGCGCCGGCTGCGACCACCCCAGATCACGCGCGGCGGCACCGATGCTGCCTGCCTCGGCGATAGCGCCGAAGATCAGCAGCCGCTTCGGCTCACCAATATCGAGAGCCTGCTCAAACACATTTGCCATAAGTCCAGCTTATGCCAGAGCAGAGAAGACTGGGTCTACCGGGTGGGATTGGCACGGGACAGACTTGATGATGACGAGAGACTTATGAAAGTTTCGCGAATTGAGGAGACGAACAATGCGCAGGATCGGCCTTTTGGGTGGGATGAGCTGGCACTCAAGCATCGAGTACTACACGAAGATCAACACCGCTGTAGCGCAGCGTCTCGGCGGTCATCATTCGGCTCAGATCCTTCTCGACTCCACCGACTTCGCCGATATCCGTGATTTGCAGGTAGCCGAGGACTGGGCTGGTGCCGGTGCTTCGTTGGCTGCGACTGGTCAACGCCTGCAGGCGGGTGGCGCCGAGGCTGTCGCCATTGCCACCAATCTCATGCATAAATGCGCGCCCGCTCTAGAGGCCGCGGTAGACGTGCCGGTCATTCACATTGTCGATTCGATCGCCGCTGTAGCTCGTGAGCGCGGATACTCGACCCTTGCGGTGCTCGGCACGAGATTGACTATGCTCGATGGCTTCTACACCGAGCGCCTGGAAGCTCAGGGCTTTCGCACGCACGTCCCCGATGAGCAGACCTGCAACGAGGTCGACCAGATCATCTTCGACGAACTCACTCAAGGGATTTTCACCGACGCCTCGCGAGCTCGCCATGTCGAGATCATGGACGGTCTCAAAGCACGCGGTGCGGATGCAGTTGCGCTGTCTTGCACGGAGATCGGTCTGTTGGTTCCGCCTGAGACCGCTCCCCTGCCTGCAATCGATTCGGTGGATGCGCACGTGGCGACGATTGTGGAGTGGATGATGGCCGCCGTCTGACTACACCGTTTGGCCTTCTGAAGTTGCTTGCGCGGAGGCAGACGATTACGGCAGTAAATTCCAGGCCATACCTCGAGCTAATTGAGTTGGTGCCAATGATGCTAATTCAAGGGCGGGCTCACAGAATTCAAAGCAGACGCCCTCGAGGATGTTTGTGATCCTGACTCCTGAATCTGACCATTTTCCGAACGTGTCTCTTTGGCCTCCGACATGGCAATGGCAGCGTCGAGGATTTCACTATCGCTGACTGGCTGAAAGTCTTCAGGAGAGAAAGCGCCGTCCATAAACAGATACCCCCAGGTGTAAAGGAAGACCGACAGAACTACCCATGTGCTGAATACTCGCAACAGATCATCGGAGACGAATGCCATTGCAGAAGCAAGAACAGCGATCCCTCCACCTACCGCGGCATTTCGGGTGATCCTCAGGAACTGCGTGAAAGTCCTCCGGGGATGTTTAGATTTACGAAATAAGGGGACGCACAGCAGAATGGCCGCCGAAATAACGATGTACACAGAAGCGATGAGAAAGCCACCGCGCACATATATCAGAGTGGAAATCTTTTCGAAGTCATCGGGGTCAGGCACAAAAGGAAGAGCTGCTGCAAAAACTATCAAAAGTGTGATGATACTTCCCTTGAGAAGGGCTTTGACCGCTCGTAGTTTCCTCCACGCCCAGATCAAACGCAATAGTGTCAATACTCGCACTCGCCACCGCTCCCAAACGGTTACTGGGCTGTGCGCGATCGCACGATCTCTTTTCGGACGATGAGGCACAGGAATGTACGTCCTTCCGTTGCAGGAGACCAGCCATCTCACCCTGAGGTTCACGAGCCGATGGTCGGGTCACTGTATAAATGTTTTCAGCATCAAAGCGGAGCACTTATCTCAGCCGTACCCACTTTCGGAATCGGCTGTGAAGATCTCGAAAGATCAATGTGTCGATAGTGGTTTCGAGCCTAACCGCATTGCCCCGAATATCTGGAATCGAACTGTGGTTTAGGGGACGCTCGTCCTCCTGCAACGATAAGGCCGAGGCCTAGCGACAACATGGTCGGGTGCGCAGTCAGAGGGTAGTCTCTGGGATCTTCAGTTCTATGACCGTTCACCCTCGTCGCCGAGTTCCAGGCTGTCAGCGACGACGATCTTCGCTGGCGCGGGCCATGCGCTTCTTTGGCGCCGCTTACTCGGCAATTTGGCATTCCTATCGCCGAGACGCCTCGTTCTCAGATTGGCTCCACCTGCGCGTTCAACCATTTCTTCCACTCCCAGAACCATCCCGGAGCAGTTGCGGAATCGGAATCGAGCGGGCGAGACCAGGCTCTGATGCGCCCGATTCCGTGCAGAGCGTTGACGAGCCATACCTCGTGTTCGAACAGATCTTCAGGGCGTGCCCGTCGATACTCGATGCCAATGGCCCTCCTGCGAGCTTCTGCCACGATCAGGGCTGAGGTGATGCCTGGAAGCTGCGCCAGATCAGGGTGAGGCACACACAGCGTCTCGCCCTCCCACCACAGCAGACTTGAGGTTGCCGATTCGACGGCCAGTCCTTGTTCGTCGACAAGCAGCACCTCGTCGCAGCGGTGTTCCTCGTATGCTCTGGTGCGCAATTCACCGAGCAGAGCGATGTCCGGGCCCTTGGTCCGTGGCCGCTGACGCGGATCAGTAAATGGTGGAACCCACACGCTGAGTTCGTCGGTGCGAACTGGTGCTGGTCTCAGTCGAAACCCGAGAATCGGGTCGTCGTTGCCGATGATCTCTACTCTGGGGAACCACTGACCTGAACGCGGAATGAGGTTGATGAGTGCTGACCAGAAGTCATCTGAACCAGCGTCGGGGAATCCGAGCTCGCGAGCAGCCTCAGTGAATCTCTGCCGATGCTCATTCAGTGCTCGCACCGTACCGTCATTGACTAACCAGGAATCTGCGGCCCAATTAGTGCCGCTGTTTTCACATGGCTCTAAGACCTTTTCGAGGGGGTTCCAGGTCCAGCTGCTCAT
Coding sequences within it:
- a CDS encoding LysR family transcriptional regulator, with translation MANVFEQALDIGEPKRLLIFGAIAEAGSIGAAARDLGWSQPALSQHMNALEKDLGVTLFDRTPRGIVLTTAGQLARIRANEIAASVTGLRGDLAKAFGLGGRNVRLAGFPSFVVGPLAAALGNLESATGTGSGDVHHHSYEVEEAEPPEALTLLEDGEIDLAFVFHHEDEDAPMLPGHDSVELGTDHLDLIVPERWNRAGLFTHLEDVADLPWIMGCLRCRSTAERLCRRAGFEPRTRHVTDNPGAIQSLVSNGLGVALLPRSARHYSQVDGIDSIVLDEAGARRVTALVPEVLRSTSEVEDLLTALRSVSPSAGAPSTVAPKAVAATTVPEASDV
- a CDS encoding aspartate/glutamate racemase family protein, which codes for MRRIGLLGGMSWHSSIEYYTKINTAVAQRLGGHHSAQILLDSTDFADIRDLQVAEDWAGAGASLAATGQRLQAGGAEAVAIATNLMHKCAPALEAAVDVPVIHIVDSIAAVARERGYSTLAVLGTRLTMLDGFYTERLEAQGFRTHVPDEQTCNEVDQIIFDELTQGIFTDASRARHVEIMDGLKARGADAVALSCTEIGLLVPPETAPLPAIDSVDAHVATIVEWMMAAV
- a CDS encoding aminotransferase class IV — its product is MSSWTWNPLEKVLEPCENSGTNWAADSWLVNDGTVRALNEHRQRFTEAARELGFPDAGSDDFWSALINLIPRSGQWFPRVEIIGNDDPILGFRLRPAPVRTDELSVWVPPFTDPRQRPRTKGPDIALLGELRTRAYEEHRCDEVLLVDEQGLAVESATSSLLWWEGETLCVPHPDLAQLPGITSALIVAEARRRAIGIEYRRARPEDLFEHEVWLVNALHGIGRIRAWSRPLDSDSATAPGWFWEWKKWLNAQVEPI